GAACCAGTGGTGTCTTCGTTTAAGCGGCGACTTTCGAAATGGAAAGCTAATACCCTTTCTATTGCCGGACGTTTAACTTTGATAAAGTCGGTGTTGGATAGTCTACCAACATATTACTTTTCCCTTTTCAAGGCGCCTAAGAAGGTTATTGGTGAGCTAGAAGGTCTAATGAGACGCTTTCTTTGGGGAGGCACGGAGGATGTCCGAAAGATGAGTTGGGTTTCGTGGGAGATTGTTACTAAACGTATTAAAGACGGTGGGTTGGGGATAGCGCCTCTTGAGGTCAATAATAATGCGATGTTAGTCAAGTGGTTGTGGAGGTTTCTTAATGAACCTAATGCATTATGGAGAAGAGTAGTCGTTTCCATTCATGGCTCTTCTAGGGGTTGGGGTATTGCGCCTATTAACAATGCCATTCCGGGCGTTTAGAAAAATTGCGTTACTTTCTGGAATAAACATAAGGTAGAGGGGGTTGGCCTAAATGGTATTATTCGTGGTAGTCCCGGGAATGGGAGGCAAATTAGATTTTGGTTGGACACGTGGTTGGGGAGTGAGCCGCTAAAAGTTTCTTATCCTACTCTCTTTGCTCTCGAGAAGTCTAAACTTGTACTGCTTGCTGCTCGTATGAAGGTTATAGGGACATGCCATGTTTTTAATGGGATTGGGTTAGAGCTCCGATCACTACTGAAGAGGTCATTGACAAACAATCGATGGAGGCTCAGTTGCAGGCGATTAGCTTAGACGGTAGAGAGGACAGGTGGGTTTGGTCTCATGGCTCTAATGATGGGTTTGAAGTCGCTGCTGTCAAGCAATGGTTGCGAGGTTTGGATAATGGTGCATCTACTTTCGGGTTTCATTGGAGTTCCCGGGCCCCAAACaaatgtaatatttttatgtGGCACGCGTTTTTGGATCGCCTCCCAACTAAGATGGCTCTTGCTCGAAGAAACATTGCCATTAATAATCAGTTTTGTGTTTGGTGTGAGGCGTATGAAGAAACTATAGAGCATGTTCTTACAGGTTGCGTTATGGCTTTGGGGGTGTGGAATGCGATTTCTGTTTGGTGCAACATACCTAGACCGTTTGTTTTTCACGTCAAGGATTTGGTGGATTTACATGATCATAGTGGAGTGGCGGGGGTCAAGAAAACGATCCTTCATGGTATCATTATCATTGCATGCTGGAGATTATGGCGAGCCAGGAATGATAAGGTCTTCAATAGTAAGGCGTCTAATGTGGTGGATTTGGTTGCGGATATCAAGACATTGGGGTTTTTATGGTACAAACATAGGTTTAAGGGTGGGGTAGTGGACTGGAACCGATGGTGTTCATTTGATGTAATGTAATTGGTTGTTTTGTATTTTCTTGGTGTTCGACTTCTTTCTCCGCCTTGGAGATAGTAGTCGGTTTTGGTTGGTTTTTATGAAGTTCAATTTTCATAAAAAAAACAAAGCATTTAATTAAATCATCTCAGTACACTAAAATCAAAACCTCATTTAAATTTCATACACTCTTTCAACAGAACTAATACACAGACTTCATTTATTTATTAAATCAACCAACTTCATTTAATAATCTttatttcatttcattttcaTACTTTATGTCAAAAGAACGAATAAATGTAATTTACCAActtcatttatttaattaattaaccaACTTCATTTACTCCATGTAATTTACTTACCTACCCATTGAACTCTATTTACCTTATATTTAGAACTACCAGTTGAATCACCTAAAGAACACATAAGATTCTGCAACTATCACCAAATTTCATCACCTATCTCACCATAAAAAAAATGAATCCAAACCAAAAACTAAACTTTACCGAGTTGTTGAATCAAGGTAGTGCAGATAAAAACCCAAACTTACCACTTCCAAACTTTGGGTTTCCACAAAAACAACTAAGCCAACCATTACCAAATATTGGTTTTCAACAGTTCGACCA
Above is a window of Helianthus annuus cultivar XRQ/B chromosome 14, HanXRQr2.0-SUNRISE, whole genome shotgun sequence DNA encoding:
- the LOC110906407 gene encoding uncharacterized protein LOC110906407, coding for MEAFSGMLNQACDIGAFHGVKLPNDGPAMSHFLSDDAMIMGEWSSFNFTNMKRILRIFYLCSGLKINLHKLVLYGVGVEDADVVGMAETLGCKQGALPFSYLGIKVGANMNRVSNWEPVVSSFKRRLSKWKANTLSIAGRLTLIKSVLDSLPTYYFSLFKAPKKVIGELEGLMRRFLWGGTEDVRKMSWVSWEIVTKRIKDGGLGIAPLEVNNNAMLVKWLWRFLNEPNALWRRVVVSIHGSSRGWGIAPINNAIPGV